AGCCCCCAGACGACCGCCACCAGGCTCATGGCGAGCACGGCGACCAGCCCCACCGTCCACCACCGTCGGTCGCGGGGCGCCGAGCGCTGCTCCGCCTCGGCCTGCTCCTCGACGAGGTCCCAGTCCACGTCCTCGGCTCCCGCGGCTCGGGGCTCGGGAGGTTCGGGACTGCGGGCGGTCACGTGCGGCTGCCTTCCGGGGTGGTGAGAGGATGACACAGTGCCGATCGGCGGCACGACCACCATTGTCCGTCACCCCGGAGCCGACCGTGACGTCGCCCCCGGGCTCCATCGACGCGGAAAGGACCGCCATGCCCACGAGCGGATCGGGCCTGCGCCTCATGGCCGTGCACGCCCACCCCGACGACGAGTCGAGCAAGGGCGCTGCCACGGTCGCCCACTACGTCTCGCAGGGGGTGGACGTGCGGGTGGTCTCCTGCACGGGCGGCGAGCGCGGCGACGTCCTGAACGAGAAGCTCAAGGACGACCCGCACATCGTGCGGGACATCAGCCAGGTGCGCCGGGACGAGATGACCCGGGCCGCGCAGATCCTCGGGGTCAGCCACACCTGGCTCGGCTTCGTCGACAGCGGTCTCCCCGAGGGCGACCCGCTCCCGCCGTTGCCGCAGGGCTGTTTCGCCCTGGAGCCGCTCGAGGTGACGACCGAGGCGCTGGTGCGCGTCATCCGCGAGTTCCGTCCGCACGTCCTGACGACGTACGACGAGAACGGCGGCTACCCCCACCCGGACCACATCATGACCCACACGGTGACCATGTCGGCCTTCGAGGCGGCCGGTGACCCCAAGGCATACCCGCACGCGGGCCGGCCCTGGCAGCCGCTCAAGGTCTACTACAGCGGCTGGGACCCGCAGCGGATGATCCGCCTGGACGAGGCGATGGTCGAGGCCGGTTACGAGCCCCCCTTCGCGGACTGGCGCAAGCACCTCGGGAGCCGGCCGCGGCGTGTCCTCACCACCCGGGTGCCGTGCGGCGAGCAGTTCTCGGTCCGCGACGACGCGCTGCGTGCGCACGCCACGCAGGTGGACCCCGACGGGCCGTGGTTCCGGGTGCCCCTGGAGATCCAGCAGCGCGTCTGGCCCACGGAGGACTACGAGCTGGCGCGCTCCCTGGTGGCGGTCGACCTTCCCGAGGACGACCTCTTCGGCGGCCTGCGCGACCGCACGGGGGAGGAGCTGGACACGCTGTGCCGCCGGGTCCACGAGCGGGGGCCGGACGGTTCCCTGACCCTGGTGCACCGTGGCGACCCGCCGCTGCCGCCGCTGGACGAGGTGGCCGGTGACGGGGACGCCGACGGCGACGGGGTCGACGACGTGCGCCGTGAGGAGGGGCACGAGCAGTGAACGAGACCGGCGTCCAGATCACGGCGGGCCTGGGGGGCTTCCTCGTCCTGTTCGGCCTGTGCCTGGCCGTGTGGTTCCTCGGGCGCGACCTCACCCGCCGGCTGCGCCGGATGCGCCGCGCGGAGGACGCCCGGCTGGAGCAGGAGCGCCAGGACCGTCACCGGGCGGCGCAGGAGGACCCCGACGCCGGGCCGCCCCGGGACGAGGACCCGATCGGCTGACCTGAGCGCCTGCCGGTGCTCAGGCGGGGGTGAGGGCGGTGAGGCTGAGGTAGGCCGCCGTCCAGTGCGCGGCGAAGGCCGCGACGGTGAAGGCGTGGAAGACCTCGTGGAAGCCGAACCACCGCGGCGAGGGGTCCGGTCGGCGCAGACCGTAGACGACGGCGCCCAGGGTGTAGCACAGGCCACCGAGGGCGATGAGGCCCACGACGAGGGGGCCACCGCTGCGCCACATGGGGACGAGGAAGAAGACGGCGACCCACCCCAGGGCGATGTAGACCCCGGTGTAGAGCCAGCGCGGGGCGCCGACCCAGAACACCCGGAAGAGCACCCCGGCGAGGGCGCCGGACCACACCACCCAGAGCAGGATCTGTCCCTGCGTGCGGGGCAGGAGCACGACGGCGAAGGGGGTGTAGGTGCCGGCGATGATGAGGAAGATGTTGGCGTGGTCCCAGCGCTTGAGGACCCGTGCCGTCCGGGGGCTCCAGCGTCCGCGGTGGTAGAGGGCGGAGGTCCCGAACAGCAGGACCCCCGTGATCGCGAAGACGAGCGCGGCCACCGCGGCGGCGCGCGTCGGCGCCACGGCGACGAGCACCGCGCCGGCGGCCAGCGCGACGGGCACCATCCCCAGGTGCAGCCACCCGCGCAGGTGCGGCTTGACGTGGTCGACGACGGAGCCCAGCGGACCGGTGGTGGGGCTCGGGGCGGGGCGGGGCGTCATCCGTCCAGGCTAACCTACGGAACCGTAGGTTACGAATCCGTAGGTTCCGGGTCCGGGCCCCCACCGACCCCCGGTCGGGTGCAGACGGTGCTCAGGGGCTGCGGGTAGGTTGGGCGCATGCGGACGCCGAGGGACCTGGTCTACCGGGCCTACAACTCCTCGCTGCGCCGGCACCTGCCCAGCGAGCGGCTCCCGCGGCACATCGGGGTGATGCTGGACGGCAACCGACGCTGGGCGAGGCTGCGGGGCGCCGAGACCGCGGACGGCCACCGCGCCGGGGCCGAGAACATCGCCCCCTTCCTCGGGTGGTGCGAGGAGGCCGGGGTCGAGGTGGTCACGCTCTGGCTGCTGTCGACGGACAACCTCAACCGTCCGACCGGGGAGCTCGGTCCGCTGCTCGCGATCATCGAGGGCGTCGTGGAGCAGCTCGCGCTCACCGGGCGGTGGCCGGTCCGCGTGGTCGGTGCCCTGGACCTCCTGCCGCCCGCGACCGCGGACCGGCTGACCGGGGCCGCCAGGAGCACCGGGGCGGTGGACGGCATGCTCGTCAACGTCGCGATCGGCTACGGGGGGCGGCGCGAGATCGCCGACGCCGTGCGGTCCCTGCTGCGGGACGCGGCGGAGTCCGGCACGACCCTGGAGGAGCTCGCCGACACGGTGACCGTCGAGGACATCGCCGGTCACCTCTACACGCGCGGCCTGCCCGACCCCGACCTCGTGATCCGCACCTCCGGCGAGCAGCGGCTCGGCGGCTTCCTGCTGTGGCAGAGCGCGCACAGCGAGTTCTACTTCTGCGAGGCCTTCTGGCCCGACTTCCGCAAGGTCGACTTCCTCCGGGCGCTGCGCGCCTACGCCGAGCGCGAGCGCCGCTTCGGCAGCTGAGCGACACGCCGCGCGAGGTGCTCGTGCCAGGCAGGCCGCGGCATACGGTCGGACCAGACGCGGGGCACGCCCGCCCCGCCTCTCGGGAGGCCCACCACATGGAGCTCTGGCTCAGGCGGGGGGCCGGTTCCGGCCCTCGTCGTGGCGTGGCCCGGTCCCGGACCGCCCATCGCCGTCGATGCGCTGCCGACCGGCGCGCGTCGCCGAAGGAGCCCGCATGAGCCAGCGCCACGGCACGCCCACCGTCGACGTCCTCGACACCGACGTCGCCCCCTTCGACGCCCTGCCCGAGGTGGGTCGCAAGACCTACGTCCTCGACACCTCGGTGCTGCTGTCCGACCCGCGGGCGCTGCTGCGCTTCGCCGAGCACGAGGTCGTGGTCCCGGTGGTCGTCATCACCGAGCTGGAGGGCAAGCGGCACCACCCGGAGCTGGGCTACTTCGCCCGGCAGGCGCTGCGCATGCTCGACGACCTCCGGGTGGCGCACGGCACCCTCAGCGAGCCGGTGCCGGTCGGGCAGGCCGGGGGCAGCCTGCGGGTCGAGCTCAACCACACCGACCCCGCCGCCCTCCCGGCCGGCTTCCGGCTGGGCGACAACGACTCCCGCATCCTCGCCGTGGCGGCCAACCTGTCCGCCGAGGGCCAGGACGTCACCGTGGTGAGCAAGGACCTGCCGATGCGGGTCAAGGCCTCCGCGGTCGGCCTGGACGCCGAGGAGTACCGCGCCGAGCTCGCCGTCGACAGCGGCTGGACCGGCATGGCGGAGATCGAGGTCGACGACGAGCAGATGCGTCAGCTCTACGACGGCGGTCGGCTGCAGCACCCCGAGGCCGCCGACCTGCGCCTCCACACCGGCCTGACGATCCTGGGCGCCTCGGGCAGCGCCCTCGGCCGCGTCACCCCGGACCGTTCGGTCAAGCTGGTGCGGGGGGACCGCGACGCCTTCGGGCTGCACGGTCGGTCCGCCGAGCAGCGCATCGCGCTGGACCTGCTGCTGGACCCCGACGTCGGGATCATCAGCCTGGGTGGCCGCGCGGGCACGGGCAAGAGCGCCCTCGCCCTGTGCGCCGGCCTGGAGGCGGTGATGGAGCGTCGTCAGCACCGCAAGGTCATCGTCTTCCGCCCCCTCTACGCCGTGGGCGGCCAGGAGCTGGGCTACCTCCCCGGCAGCGAGAACGACAAGATGGGGCCGTGGGCCCAGGCGGTCTTCGACACGCTGGGTGCGGTGGTCTCCAAGGAGGTCGTCGAGGAGATCCTCGACCGCGACATGCTCGAGGTGCTCCCGCTCACCCACATCCGGGGCCGCTCCCTGCACGACGCCTTCGTCATCGTGGACGAGGCCCAGAGCCTGGAGCGCAACGTCCTGCTGACGGTCCTGTCCCGGATCGGCCAGAGCTCGCGGGTGGTCCTCACCCACGACGTGGCGCAGCGCGACAACCTGCGGGTCGGTCGGCACGACGGCGTGGCCGCGGTGATCGAGGCGCTGAAGGGCCACCCGCTCTTCGCCCACATCACCTTGCACCGCAGTGAGCGCAGCCCGATCGCCGCGCTGGTGACGGAGATGCTGGAGGGGTCCGACGCGCTCCTGTGACGCACGAGGCGTAGCCTAGGAGTCACGGCAGTCACACCGGCCCCAGGCCGGTGTGACCTTCACCACGTCTACGGGCCAGGGTTTGACGCCGCGCGCTCGAACCGGCACCGTAGAGGGCACATCACGTTTTGGTAACGCCGTCCGGCCCCCGATCGTCGACGATCATCCCTGCCGGGCCCCCTGCATCCCTGCGACAGCGACGGCGCCAACCCGACCGAGGAAGTTGTGCCCATGCCCCATGCCCCCCTGACCGACGACCAGAACGTCCGCCACTCGCGCGGTCGCCGGATGAGCCCGGCGGCCATCGCCGTGACCGCGTCCATCGCCGCCGGCTCTCTCGGCCTGGCGACCTACGCCGCCACGGCTGGCGCCGGCACCTCGGAGGCCTCCACCTCGGAGGAGGCGCTGCGCGCGTCGGTCGGGCAGTTCTCCCCGACGGTGGCCGCGGACGCGGTCGCCGCCCTGAGCGACACCGCGGCCGAGGAGTCCACCGGCATGTTCGCGCAGATGAAGCAGATGCGCGCGGACCAGGCGGCCGCCCTGGGGGTGTCCACCGGTGTCCGCGACGAGAGCCTCGCGACGGTCCAGGACCAGGCCGAGCGCATCGCGCAGGAGCGCGCCGAGAAGAAGCGGGCCGCTGCCGAGAAGGCCGCCGAGAAGGCCGCTGCCGAGCAGGCTGCCGCCGAGGCCGCCGCGGCGGAGCAGGCTGCCGCCGAGCAGGCCGCCGCGGAGCAGGCAGCGGCCGAGGCGGCCGCCGCCGAGCGCGCGGAGCAGGAGCAGGCCGCCTCCCGCAGCCAGGAGCGCGCCGCCCAGCCGCAGCCGCAGCCCGAGCCGGAGCCGCAGCCCGCGCCCGTCTACAGCGGCGACGCCCGCGGGATCGCGCAGTCGATGCTCGGCAGCTACGGCTGGGGCATGGACCAGTGGGGCTGCCTCGACTCGCTGTGGCAGAAGGAGTCGGGCTGGAACCACACGGCGATGAACCCCAGCTCGGGGGCCTACGGCATCCCGCAGTCGCTGCCCGGCAGCAAGATGGCCACCGCCGGTGCGGACTGGCAGACCAACCCGGCCACCCAGATCGAGTGGGGCCTGGGCTACATCTCGGGCCGCTACGGGTCGCCGTGCGCCGCGTGGGCGCACTCCCAGGCCGTGAACTGGTACTGATCCACCCACCGGTCTCCGGTACCTCGCAGCACCCTCGGTCGCGCCGCGACCGGGGGTGCTGTCATGCTCACCTGCGTGGGCAGTGACATCGTGGACGAGGGTTCCCGCCGCGCGCGCCAGGTCGCGGACCATCCCTGGCTGGAGAAGCTGGCACGGATCGGCTTCGCGGCGAGCGGGCTCATCCACCTGTCGCTGGGATGGATCGCCGGGCGGGTGGCCCTGGGGGGCGGGGGCGAGGCCGACACCAGCGGCGCCATCGCCACGGTGCGCGAGGCGCCCGCGGGGCCGGTGCTGCTGTGGTTCTGCGTGGTCGGCTTCCTCGCGCTGGCGCTCTTCCAGATCCTCGAGGGCACGGTGGGCAGCCGGGAGCTCGGTGACCGGGTCAAGGCGGTCGGCAAGGGGGTCCTGTATGCCGCGCTGGGGGTCGTCTCCGTGCGCTTCGCGACCGGGGGCGGCAGCTCGGGGGGAGGGGAGTCCAGCGCCGACCTGACCCAGCGGGTCATGGAGATGCCCGGTGGCCGGCTGATCGTCGGTGCCGTCGCCCTGGGTGTCCTCGGGGTCGCGGGCTACCACGTCTACAAGGGCCTCACCCAGAAGTTCCTGGAGGACCTCGCCGCGACCGGTGGGGGCAACCTCGGCACGGGGGTCAAGGTCGCCGGGACGGTGGGCTACACCGCCAAGGGCGTCGCGCTGCTCATCGTCGGCGGGCTCTTCGGGCTCGCGGCGTGGCAGGCCGACCCGGAGGAGGCCCAGGGCATGGACGGCGCCCTGAAGACGCTCGCCCAGCAGCCGCTGGGCACCGCGCTGCTGCTCGCCGTCGCGGTCGGGCTGGCCCTCTACGGCGTCTACAGCCTGGCCCGGGCCCGCTACGCCCGCATGGACTGAGGTCGCCCCCGCGTCACGGGCCGAGCAGCGCCCGGACGTCGGCGAGGACGCCGTCGTCGAGGGCCGTCGGCCCGCCCACGAGGTGCACGGCGGTCGGCCGGGTCTCGACCAGGGCCCGTTCGGTGACGGAGGGCACGGCATACCGTCGGGAGAGCAGCAGCGGGGCCTGCCGGGTCGCCGCCAGCGCCGAGACCGAGAGGGAGTCGGCGAAGCCCTCTCCCGAGGCGAGGTAGGCCTCGCCGCCGGCCCTCCGGCCCTCGAAGAGCGCGGCGGCCGTCTCGTACCTCGTGCTGCCCTTGACCCGGGTGACGGGGGCGATCGCCTCGAGCTCGAGGGCCACGTCCGCGGAGACGCCGTTCTCGCCGCCCACGACCGTGATCGAGCCGGGGGCCAGGGCCTCCAGCGCGGCGCGGGTCTCCGGCGGCAGCTCGTCGAGCCGGGTGAGGAGCACCGGGGCGCCCTCCGCCCCGGCCCGTGCCGACGCCGCCAGCGCGTCGGGCATCATCGGCGGCAAGGGGGGCTCGGGGAAGATCGCCTCGCCCGAGGCCACGAAGACGGTGTCGACCCCCGGCCCGAAGGTCGCGGCCAGGACGGCCGCGGTGCCGTAGCGGTTGCGTCCGAAGGCGAGCACCGGCTGGATGCCCATCTCGAGGAGCTCCTCGTCGACGGTCGGGAGGATGACGGCGGGTCCGCCGAGGATCACCGCCTGCGACGGGGCCAGCTCCTGCAGGGCTTCCCGCGTGGCCTCGGGGACGCCGGTGCCGCGGACGAGCAGGACGGGCGCCGGCCCGCTCGGACCGCCGTCCACGAGGTCGGGGAAGACGCCGCTAGCGGCGGTGGCCCCCGCCGCGACGGCGTCGGCCCCCTGCGCGTAGTCCTGGCCGTTCGCCAGGAAGACGGTGTCGACACCCTCGGGGAACTGCGCCGCGATGAGGGCGGCGGTGGCGAACCGGTCGCCCCCCGCCAGCCGGTCCACCACGACGGCATCCTCCCGGTCGGGGGTCGCGACCGCCGGCGTGGTGCCCAGCAGGGCCACCAGGGACAGCGCGATGAGGGCGCGACGGTGCGCAGCAGGCATGGGAGCTCCTCTCGACGGAGGGCCCTTCGTCGTCCCCCCGAGGGCGGAGCGTAGCCGAGCGACGCGGCATACCTGCTCGTCCGGGCCGTGGACGGTCAGGAGCGCGCGTCGCCGACCCGGGCGCCCCGGACCGGGGAGAGGGCGGCGACCACGGTCGCGACGAGGAAGACCAGGGCGGCCAGGGCGAGCGCACCGCGGTGGCCGATCCCGGCGGCGAGCAGGCCGCCGAGCAGGGCCCCGACGACGGCGACCGAACGGTTCACGGTGCGCCGTGAGGCGTTCACCCGACCGAGCAGCTCGCGAGGGGTCCGGGCCTGCCAGTACCCCATCTCGTTGGGGTCCTCGAGCCCCATGGCGAACCCGTAGAGCGCCTGCGCGGCGCCCAGCACGACGAGGGCCGTGGCCGGACCGCGCTCGGCGGGGGTGAGCAGCGCGAGGACCCAGGCCAGGGTGCAGAGCAGCCGGCCCAGGATCATGGCGTCCCCCTCGCCGACCCGCCGGCCGACTACCGGCGCGACGAGGGCCCCGACGACGCCTCCGGCACCGGCCGCGGCCAGCACCAGGCCGTAGCCGGTGGCGCCGAGCCCCAGGGCCCGCAGCGCGAACAGGCCGAGCACGGTGATGGCGATGCTGTTGGCGAGGAACCACACGTGGGTCGACACCGCGAGCGGCGCCAGGGTGCGGTGGCCGTAGAGGAAGCGCAGCCCGGTGAGGATCTCGGTCCCCATCGCGCGGCGCGGTGCCGGCTCCGGCGGGGACTCCTGCACGGGGGTACGGCTCACCAGCAGGCCTGCCGCGACCCTGGCCACGCCGCCCAGGAGGAGGGCCGACCCCGCACCGGACGCGGCGACCAGCGCACCCGCGGCCGGCGGACCGACCGACTGGGCGACGGTCATGGACTGGCCGAGCCGGGCGTTGGCGAGGACCAGCACGTGGTGGGGCACGAGGTCGGGCAGGACGGACTGCTCGGCGGCGGCACCGAAGACGGCGAAGGACCCCGCCACCAGGACGAGGGCGACCACCAGCCCTACCGTGAGGACGTCCAGCCACCACAGGAGCGCCAGCAGCAGCAGGACCGTCCCCTGGGCGAGGTGCGCGACGACCAGGGTCGGCCGGCGCCGCCAGCGGTCCACCAGCGCGCCGGCGAGCAGCCCGACCAGCAGGTAGGGGGCGAACTGCGCCGCCCGGACGACACCCACCTCGACCGGGCCGGCCCCCAGGTCGCGGATGACCAGGACGTCGAGCCCCAGGCTGGTCGTCGACAGCGCGACGAAGCCGAGGGTGCTGGCGGTCCAGAACCGGGCGAAGCCGGTGGGCCGGGCCTCGGCCGCGGGCGTCACAGCCGGCGCAGCCGGACCCGGTCGACGCTGTGGTCGGCCCCCTTGAGCAGCACCAGCCGGGCCCTGCTGCGGGTCGGCAGGATGTTGTCGACGAGGTTGGGGGCGTTGATGGTGTCCCAGATGTTCTCGGCGATGTCCACGGCCGCGTCGTCGGTGAGCGTGGCGTAGCGGTGGAAGTGCGAGTCGGGGTCGGCGAAGGCGGTGCGCCGCAGCTCGAGGAAGCGCTCGACGTACCACCTCTTGATGTCGCCCGCGTGCGCGTCGACGTAGACCGAGAAGTCGAAGAAGTCGCTGACCGCCAGCCCGGCCCGGCCGTTGTCGTGCGCGCGCGGCGGCTGCAGCACGTTGAGGCCCTCCACGATGAGGACGTCGGGGCGGCGGACGACGGTGTGCTCGCCGGGCACGATGTCGTAGACCAGGTGGCTGTAGACCGGCGCGGTCACCTCCGCCTTGCCGGCCTTGACCTCGCTGACGAAGCGCAGCAGGGCGCGGCGGTCGTAGGACTCGGGGAACCCCTTGCGCGGCATGAGGTTGCGGCGGGCCAACACCTCGTTGGGGAAGAGGAAGCCGTCGGTGGTCACCAGGTCGACCTGGGGCCGGGACTCCCATCGGGAGATGAGCTCCTGGAGGATGCGCGCCGTCGTCGACTTGCCCACGGCCACCGACCCCGCCACCCCGATGACGAACGGGGTGCGCTCGTGGCCCTCGTCGAGGAAGTCGCTGGTGACCTGGTGCAGCCGCCCGGTGGCGCGCTCGTAGAAGGACAGCAGCCGGCTGATGGGCAGGTAGACCTGCTCGATCTCGGCCAGGTCCAGCCGCTCCCCGAGGCCACGGAGGCGCTCGACGTCGGCGGCGTCCAGCTGCATGGGATGCTCCTCGCGCAGCCGGGCCCAGTCGTCGCGGTCGAGCTCCACGTAGGGGGAGGGGATGGCGGTGCTGCCCGGCGAACCCATGGGGGCATTGTGCCAAGACGGACGGTATGACGTGCCGGAGCCCGAGGATGCCGTCGCCGGGGGCCACGGCACGTAGGCTTGAGCCCATGTGCGGAATCGTCGGATACGTCGGGCCACGGACGAGCGAGAAGGCTCTCGGCGTCGTCATGGAGGGCCTCGGCAGGCTGGAGTACCGCGGCTACGACTCGGCGGGGGTGGCGGTCGTCGAGGACGGCGGCGTCCAGACCCGCAAGCGGGCCGGCAAGCTGGCCAACCTGGAGCAGGCGCTGGCCGACGCCCCGCTGCCGCAGACCGCCACCGCGATCGGCCACACCCGGTGGGCCACCCACGGCGGTCCCACCGACGCCAACGCTCATCCGCACCGCGGGGGAGCCGACGGCAAGCTCGCCCTGGTCCACAACGGCATCATCGAGAACTTCCACGCCCTCAAGGGCGGCCTGCTCGAGGACGGGGTGGCCTTCACCTCCGAGACCGACACCGAGGTCGTGGCGCACCTCGTCGAGCGCGCCTTCGCCCGCGCCGGCGACCTCACCGACGCGATGCGCGAGGTCGTCGGCACCCTGGAGGGGGCCTTCACCCTGCTGGCGGTGCACGCCGACCAGCCCGAGGTCGTCGTCGGCGCCCGGCGCAACAGCCCGCTCGTCGTCGGCCTGGGGGAGGGGGAGAACTACCTCGGCTCCGACGTGGCGGCCTTCATCGGGCACACCCGGCAGGCGCTTGAGCTGGGGCAGGACCAGATCGTCACCATCTCCCCGGACACCTACTCGGTCATCAACTTCGACGGCTCCCCGAGCGACGGCAAGACCTACGAGGTCACCTGGGACGCCGCCGCCGCGGAGAAGGGCGGCTACGACACCTTCATGGAGAAGGAGATCCACGAGCAGCCGCACGCCGTCGCGGACACCCTCCTGGGCCGGACCGACGCCGACGGCAACCTCGTGCTGGACGAGCTGCACATCCCGGTCGAGGACCTGCGGGCCGTCACCAAGATCGTCATCGTCGCGTGCGGCACGGCGTCCTACGCCGGCATGGTCGCGAAGTACGCCATCGAGCGCTGGACCCGCATCCCCGTCGAGGTCGAGCTCGCCCACGAGTTCCGCTACCGCGACCCCGTGGTGGACGAGCGCACGCTGGTCGTGTCCATCTCGCAGTCCGGCGAGACGATGGACACGCTCATGGCCGTCCGGCACGCGAAGGAGCTGGGCGCCAGGACCGTCTCGATCTGCAACACCCACGGCTCGACGATCCCGCGCGAGTCCGACGCCGTGCTCTACACCCACGCCGGTCCCGAGATCGCGGTCGCCTCGACCAAGGCCTTCCTGGCCCAGATCACCGCCTCCTACATCCTCGGCCTCTACCTCAGCGCCCTGCGCGGGGAGTCCTACGGCCGCAGCGCCGCCGAGGTCATGGCCGAGCTGCAGGGCATCCCCGCCCACATCGAGACGCTGCTCGGCACGATGGACCGGGTCGAGGAGATCGCCCACTTCATGGCCGACTCCCGCTCGGTGCTGTTCCTGGGCCGCCACGTCGGCTACCCGGTCGCGATGGAGGGGGCGCTCAAGCTCAAGGAGCTGGCCTACATCCACGCCGAGGGCTTCGCCGCCGGCGAGCTCAAGCACGGTCCGATCGCGCTCATCGAGCCCGGCCAGCCGGTCTTCATCGTCGTGCCCTCCCCGGACAGCGAGCACGGCCTGCACGGCAAGGTGGTCTCCAACATCCAGGAGATCCGGGCCCGCGGCGCCCGCACCCTCGTCATCGCCGAGGAGGGGGACGAGGACGTCGTGCCCTTCGCCGACGAGGTCATCCGCGTCCCGCGCACCTCCCCGCTGCTGGCCCCGCTGCTCACGGTGGTCCCGCTGCAGGTCTTCGCGCTGCACCTGTCGACCGCCAAGGGCCTGGACGTCGACCAGCCGCGCAACCTCGCCAAGTCGGTCACGGTCGAGTAGGCCGGTGACGGGCGTGCCGCACGGCGCCGCGCGAGGTGCCCGGTGATCGTCGGGGTCGGGATCGACGTCGTCGACATCGCGCGCTTCGCCGCGCGCATCGAGGCCAACCCGCGGCTGGGCGAACGGCTCTTCACCGCCGACGAGCTCGGGCTGCGGGCCGAGTCCCTGGCGGCGCGCTTCGCCGCCAAGGAGGCGCTGGCCAAGGCGCTCGGGGCCCCCGTCGGGCTGCGGTGGACCGACGCCTGGGTGGAGCGGGACGACAGCGGTCGTCCGCACCTGCGCACCCAGGGCACGGTCCGGGACC
This genomic window from Serinicoccus chungangensis contains:
- a CDS encoding isoprenyl transferase is translated as MRTPRDLVYRAYNSSLRRHLPSERLPRHIGVMLDGNRRWARLRGAETADGHRAGAENIAPFLGWCEEAGVEVVTLWLLSTDNLNRPTGELGPLLAIIEGVVEQLALTGRWPVRVVGALDLLPPATADRLTGAARSTGAVDGMLVNVAIGYGGRREIADAVRSLLRDAAESGTTLEELADTVTVEDIAGHLYTRGLPDPDLVIRTSGEQRLGGFLLWQSAHSEFYFCEAFWPDFRKVDFLRALRAYAERERRFGS
- a CDS encoding DUF1206 domain-containing protein, producing MGSDIVDEGSRRARQVADHPWLEKLARIGFAASGLIHLSLGWIAGRVALGGGGEADTSGAIATVREAPAGPVLLWFCVVGFLALALFQILEGTVGSRELGDRVKAVGKGVLYAALGVVSVRFATGGGSSGGGESSADLTQRVMEMPGGRLIVGAVALGVLGVAGYHVYKGLTQKFLEDLAATGGGNLGTGVKVAGTVGYTAKGVALLIVGGLFGLAAWQADPEEAQGMDGALKTLAQQPLGTALLLAVAVGLALYGVYSLARARYARMD
- the mca gene encoding mycothiol conjugate amidase Mca translates to MPTSGSGLRLMAVHAHPDDESSKGAATVAHYVSQGVDVRVVSCTGGERGDVLNEKLKDDPHIVRDISQVRRDEMTRAAQILGVSHTWLGFVDSGLPEGDPLPPLPQGCFALEPLEVTTEALVRVIREFRPHVLTTYDENGGYPHPDHIMTHTVTMSAFEAAGDPKAYPHAGRPWQPLKVYYSGWDPQRMIRLDEAMVEAGYEPPFADWRKHLGSRPRRVLTTRVPCGEQFSVRDDALRAHATQVDPDGPWFRVPLEIQQRVWPTEDYELARSLVAVDLPEDDLFGGLRDRTGEELDTLCRRVHERGPDGSLTLVHRGDPPLPPLDEVAGDGDADGDGVDDVRREEGHEQ
- a CDS encoding PhoH family protein — translated: MSQRHGTPTVDVLDTDVAPFDALPEVGRKTYVLDTSVLLSDPRALLRFAEHEVVVPVVVITELEGKRHHPELGYFARQALRMLDDLRVAHGTLSEPVPVGQAGGSLRVELNHTDPAALPAGFRLGDNDSRILAVAANLSAEGQDVTVVSKDLPMRVKASAVGLDAEEYRAELAVDSGWTGMAEIEVDDEQMRQLYDGGRLQHPEAADLRLHTGLTILGASGSALGRVTPDRSVKLVRGDRDAFGLHGRSAEQRIALDLLLDPDVGIISLGGRAGTGKSALALCAGLEAVMERRQHRKVIVFRPLYAVGGQELGYLPGSENDKMGPWAQAVFDTLGAVVSKEVVEEILDRDMLEVLPLTHIRGRSLHDAFVIVDEAQSLERNVLLTVLSRIGQSSRVVLTHDVAQRDNLRVGRHDGVAAVIEALKGHPLFAHITLHRSERSPIAALVTEMLEGSDALL
- a CDS encoding MFS transporter → MTPAAEARPTGFARFWTASTLGFVALSTTSLGLDVLVIRDLGAGPVEVGVVRAAQFAPYLLVGLLAGALVDRWRRRPTLVVAHLAQGTVLLLLALLWWLDVLTVGLVVALVLVAGSFAVFGAAAEQSVLPDLVPHHVLVLANARLGQSMTVAQSVGPPAAGALVAASGAGSALLLGGVARVAAGLLVSRTPVQESPPEPAPRRAMGTEILTGLRFLYGHRTLAPLAVSTHVWFLANSIAITVLGLFALRALGLGATGYGLVLAAAGAGGVVGALVAPVVGRRVGEGDAMILGRLLCTLAWVLALLTPAERGPATALVVLGAAQALYGFAMGLEDPNEMGYWQARTPRELLGRVNASRRTVNRSVAVVGALLGGLLAAGIGHRGALALAALVFLVATVVAALSPVRGARVGDARS
- a CDS encoding cell wall-binding repeat-containing protein; its protein translation is MPAAHRRALIALSLVALLGTTPAVATPDREDAVVVDRLAGGDRFATAALIAAQFPEGVDTVFLANGQDYAQGADAVAAGATAASGVFPDLVDGGPSGPAPVLLVRGTGVPEATREALQELAPSQAVILGGPAVILPTVDEELLEMGIQPVLAFGRNRYGTAAVLAATFGPGVDTVFVASGEAIFPEPPLPPMMPDALAASARAGAEGAPVLLTRLDELPPETRAALEALAPGSITVVGGENGVSADVALELEAIAPVTRVKGSTRYETAAALFEGRRAGGEAYLASGEGFADSLSVSALAATRQAPLLLSRRYAVPSVTERALVETRPTAVHLVGGPTALDDGVLADVRALLGP
- the coaA gene encoding type I pantothenate kinase gives rise to the protein MGSPGSTAIPSPYVELDRDDWARLREEHPMQLDAADVERLRGLGERLDLAEIEQVYLPISRLLSFYERATGRLHQVTSDFLDEGHERTPFVIGVAGSVAVGKSTTARILQELISRWESRPQVDLVTTDGFLFPNEVLARRNLMPRKGFPESYDRRALLRFVSEVKAGKAEVTAPVYSHLVYDIVPGEHTVVRRPDVLIVEGLNVLQPPRAHDNGRAGLAVSDFFDFSVYVDAHAGDIKRWYVERFLELRRTAFADPDSHFHRYATLTDDAAVDIAENIWDTINAPNLVDNILPTRSRARLVLLKGADHSVDRVRLRRL
- the trhA gene encoding PAQR family membrane homeostasis protein TrhA, translated to MTPRPAPSPTTGPLGSVVDHVKPHLRGWLHLGMVPVALAAGAVLVAVAPTRAAAVAALVFAITGVLLFGTSALYHRGRWSPRTARVLKRWDHANIFLIIAGTYTPFAVVLLPRTQGQILLWVVWSGALAGVLFRVFWVGAPRWLYTGVYIALGWVAVFFLVPMWRSGGPLVVGLIALGGLCYTLGAVVYGLRRPDPSPRWFGFHEVFHAFTVAAFAAHWTAAYLSLTALTPA